The nucleotide window ACCGTCCCTACCGAAAAGGCCTTCCGGCCGAGCTCGCCGTTCAGGAGCTGCGAAAGCAGGCCGGTACGCAGTTCGATCCGCGGGTTGTTGAAACATTCATCGTTGCATTTGAAAAGGGGGAGATCGAGCCGATCCTTCATCCGAACAGGTTGTCGGCCTCCGATGCATCCCTCTCTGGAAGGGGTTCCTGATGAGCCGGATCGAATCGGTCTTTAAAAGTTTATCCCAGCGAAAAGAGAAGGCGCTGATCGCCTATGTAATGGCGGGCGATCCTTCCCTTGCCCAAACGGCGGAGATTGTCTTTGCGATCGAAAAGGCGGGGGCCGATCTGATCGAGCTCGGCGTCCCCTTCTCGGATCCGGTTGCCGACGGCCCGACGATCCAGAAAGCGTCCGAAAGGGCGCTCCGCCAGGGGACCACGCTGCGGGCCGTGCTGGAAACGGTCACGGTGCTCCGGCGGCAGACAAAGATTCCGATTCTGTTGATGACCTACTGCAATCCGATCTATGCTTTCGGCTTGCTCGATTTTTTTAAGGAGGCAAAAGGGGTTGGAATCGATGGCGTCATCATCCCCGACCTTCCTCACGAGGAGTCGAAAGAATTTCTCACCCTGTCGAGACGTCACGGAATCGACCTGATCTTCATGATCGCGCCGACGAGCCCGCCCGAGCGGGCGGAGCGGCTCGTGAAAGAGGGGAGCGGGTTCATCTATTATGTTTCCCTCACCGGGATCACCGGTGTTCCCCTGACCGAGCAGGGGGCGGTCCAGGAGCGGATTCGAAAGTTGAAGGCCATGACGGCGCTGCCGATCGCCGTCGGCTTCGGCATCTCTACGCCGGAGGCGGCGAAAGAGATGGCGCAAGCGGCCGACGGGATCATTGTCGGGACCGCGCTGGTCAAGATTGTGGAGGCTGCGGAGAACGATCCCGCGTATCTCTCCCGGTTGACCGACCTGATCGCTTCATTGAAAGCCGCCACCCGCGCATAGTTTTACCCGCCCGTTTTATCCTCGACCGGGATGGACCTCCGCCTATTCGTGTTATTTCTTCCCTTTTCTTGACAAACCCCGATTACCTGCTACCTTTGTAGCGTTGCTCGTCTCCGATGGATCTTTGTGCGCTGCGGATCGGTCTCTCTTTCTTGGGATCAACGCGCGAGAGGGGCGAGATGCGTTTCCCATTCGGGCCGAAGACTCCCAGGGTCATTCAGTCTTCATTCCTTCAAAAATATTTCACTGAGATTCATCAGATCGACAAAGAGGAGAGGACCATGCAGTTTGATTGGAAGAAGATGATCTGGATTGGGATTCTGCTCGCGGCGCCCCTCTTTTTAGGGGGAGCGAACGGAGAGGGCTGCGGCGGCAAGAGCGTGCTGGAGAACCTGGGCGATGACAGCACCAAAGAGGCGAAGGTTGAGAAGGCGCGAATCGCGCTGGACGACCGCGATTTTGCCACGGCGATCGAGACCCTCCAAGAGCTTTGCGGTACGTCGCTGACGGCGCCGACCTGCGATCCGGAGATCGTCAGCCTCTACGCCTCGGCCTACGCCGGCCGCGCGGGATTGGATGTCTTTGACCTCATTAAAGAGGGGGCCAATCAACCAGCCGCCTCCGGGGCAACCAGTTATACCCTTTTCTCAAAACACTTCTCCAGTCCGACGGCGGCCAATGTCAGCGACATCGGCGCGGCGGTCTCTCTTTTGACTTCCATCCCGAGCCGGACTCCGGACCAAGGGCTTCAATTGGCCATCGCGTCGACCAGCGATCTGGTTATTTTCCTCGGCAGCTTGACAGGCGGTTACAACACGACCACCGGAAAACCGAATGCACTGCCGGCCGTCTCCTCCGTGAATGCCGCTGCTCTCTCCAGAGTGCTCGCCGATGTCGGCGACATGGATACTGGATTGACCGAAGCCAATATCGGTAACGACAACATCAGCGGTCATATCCAGCAGATTCAACAGTCGCTGTCGGGAGGAAGCGCCACAACCGTTGTGACTTTCCTCGGCGGCATCTAAGGACTCGGACTCATTTTAGGGAGCGTGCGATGTTAAAGAGAAGTATCGTTTTGCTAGGGCTATTGGCGGTCGGCCTCTTCTCGGTAGGGGTCACCTGGGCCGAGGAGCTTCCGACCCTTTACCGGGGCATCCGTCCGCTCGGCATGGGAGGGGCCTTCATCACCCTTTCCGACGACGAGAATGCGATGTTCTACAATCCGGCCGGGTTGAACGATGTGAGCGGATTCGGAGGGGTGTCGATCCTCAACCCCCTTCTGGAGGTTTCTAAGAACAGCAAATCGCTCTATAGCGACTTGAAAGATCTCGATACCGATAATCAAGCCATCGTTGCCGATTTCCTGAGCAAGATGGTCGGCGAACATCAGCACGTCCGTGCAGCGGCCCTTCCTAACGTCTTCATGCACAACTTTGCAATTGGCGTTTTAGGCCAGGGAACACTCGATATGGATATCCGAAATCCCGGTAATCC belongs to Candidatus Manganitrophaceae bacterium and includes:
- a CDS encoding tryptophan synthase subunit alpha: MMSRIESVFKSLSQRKEKALIAYVMAGDPSLAQTAEIVFAIEKAGADLIELGVPFSDPVADGPTIQKASERALRQGTTLRAVLETVTVLRRQTKIPILLMTYCNPIYAFGLLDFFKEAKGVGIDGVIIPDLPHEESKEFLTLSRRHGIDLIFMIAPTSPPERAERLVKEGSGFIYYVSLTGITGVPLTEQGAVQERIRKLKAMTALPIAVGFGISTPEAAKEMAQAADGIIVGTALVKIVEAAENDPAYLSRLTDLIASLKAATRA